Within the Setaria viridis chromosome 3, Setaria_viridis_v4.0, whole genome shotgun sequence genome, the region ACCTACTTTAGATAATGCATTTAGACACAAGAATGCTAAAAATGGATGCAGGGAACAAATCAGAGCAAAGAATTACCAGATGATGAGATGAGAATATAAATGAACTGAACTGCATGTGTAATAtgcttttttttataattacctATCTAGCATACAAAGTAGAACTACCTAACCAGTTTTTCTATGATCAGTCAAATTGAAAAGCGAGTGGGCTCCTAATGAACCCAACACATGCAATGGATTATGGGAAAAACATATAAAAATACCAGATTTGGTAGATGCTTTTATGGTCAGTCATATTGCAAAGTGAGCAGGTTCCTAGCGAACCCCAACACATCCGAAGGATTATGTAAAAATTAGAGAAAAATACCAGATTTGGCAGATGTTTTCTATAGTCAGTCaaattgcaaatttaggggCCTCCTAATGAACCCCGACATAATGCAAAGGAATATGATAATCAAACAGAAAAAATGCCAGATTTACTAGATGTTTACTGTGGTAAACTACTGACGAACCCTGCCGTATGCAAATGAATATGAACATTAGATGACAAAAAATTGCATTAGCATCTAGGCCTTCCAGGAAATGCTTGAGCAAGGCCTGCTATGGAGGAGCCAAGGAAGTAATGAAGTTGGATGTACACCTGACCAAGCTGCGGATCTGTAGCAACAAAACTGAACAAATGGAGTTAGATCGAGAAATGTAAGATCCTACTAGAAACGAAGAAATCTAGGAACAGAAAAGGGAACCTAAAATCGCCAAATCAAAGCATGAAACCGCCGCCTAAATCAATTCCATGAGGAAAAAAACAGAATCAAATAACAGATCGAGAAGAGAAATGGGAGGAAGCAAAGAATTGCGGAACTTAAGGGTAGATCTGCCGCGCAAAATACAATGAGACATAAAATGACTTAGAAACAATGAATAAATCAAACCGCAAAGAGCGACCCAATGGGATTCAAGGAGatcaggagaaaaaaaaaaggaagtaaCGGGCGAATCACCTCAACTGGGCGCTCACCTGCGAGATCTCCTCACCTTCACAGATGCAACACGAACAAGAGAAATGGGAAAGCCAAAATGCTCCTGGCACTGAAATAAACTAATCGGGTGCAGTAATAACTAAAAACAAGGACCCACATAAAAGTACAAGAAAGAACTAGACCAGATCCAGCGCGTAGGATACAGATCAACAAAGGATCGGACGGCAGCAAATTCGAGCGATGGCACCCCAAAAATACCCGAACAACCTATAGCTTTTCCCCAACAAAAAGGAAATTAAATAGCTCACAAATACCACAAAAATGGCAAAATTTAAGTGGCTCACACAAAAGCTGTCCTTGTTTCTTTTAGTTCCATTTTCTCAAAATACTTCTGTGGTATTATGTTAACGTTACTTCGTTCAATTGAACGTTGAGGCCTACGTACACGGTACATCTACATCCGTGCATGACTTCATCATCCATGGTGCAAATATGCGTGTGATCGGTTGAGACAGAAGATAATCTTCAATTTTCTAAAAAGATATACCCGTGCAGTGTTTGCCAGTGCTAATGGGCCTTGTCTATCACAAGGGATCATCTAAGCACTTCCGCAATATCGCTGTCCACGGTTAGTCATACGCTGATGTAGTTTCTAACGATCTGGCAGCTATAAACCGTACTACCGTGTGTCGATCTTGTCAACCGTAATAGCCAACTGCAGCTCGCTAATTTTGACCCTCAACCTCTCCAATTAAGCTAGCCTCTATTATCAACCTTTAGAAGATGCGTTCATTTTGTACACAACTTGTCCTTTTTTTCCTGCGTAAATTCTGCCACAAGAGATATTTGTTGAATTGCAAATAAATACAAGACGTACAGCACATGTTCTTCTGTTAAGGACAACCAAGCAAGCACATGTATTGGCCGCTGTAACATCAGCGTCAACGATTGATCCACGTGTGACcagcggagagagagagagagagagagagagagagagagagagagagggagagtacTATCTTGTGAAGAGATCTAAGTAGGTTTAGCAACAGCATGATACCAACCCTACATATATAAATGGTGGCTTGCATGATTGCATCCATCGAAACAAGGACGAACATGACAGGAAACTATATTGTATCTCAAGTACGTGAGAAAATTGGAGTGCTTGACCGCGACCACATTTGAAAATAAACCAAACAAAACTATAGACATAGGAATAGCACAAGCACAGTCGCCATCATCAACGACACACACTCGCACAAGGAACAAGTAATACTGACAAAGTAGGAGGAAAAGACAATAATCAATAGACGCTTAAGTGAGAAATTGTATCCACCCCACACAGGAACAAAACCATAGGCTTTCGAGGGGTAACAACACTGATCATGCATGTACACCCAATATGACTTTATTTGGAAATGTTTGATTTCATGAATTGGGTGGTTCTTGACCTTCTCACTCATATTTTTGTTCGGTTTAAGAAATAGAATTCAGTTGATCCATTATCACATCATCACTCACAAACACATGGTTAACTTAATAACAAGAAGTAGGTTTATCGGACCGAATTTCATAGGATGACTCCATAAAAGATGAGAGGGCCCAAGGTGCCTCGACCTGTTCGCCCACCTTCTTTTGTCTCGGTGTCTCTCCTCCATTAGTCATATCTTCTGGTGCACACGTTAACTCGACGAGCTATTGCACTCTCACATCATGTCATGCACCACCAAACCATCATTAGTGTGTCTCTCGCAATTGGTACCCTATACTCGCCACCATCACCGGACCGATCCTACTATCACCCACCTTCGCTTTGAGCTTACAAAACTCTAgtgaagatatattttttttattgaatacAGTACAAGCGCAGATGCTCACATAAACACAAAGCACGCTTATCCAGTCCCTATGAACATGGGAATGGTAGCAAATTCAGCACATTTGTCTCGCGACATAAATGTTAATTATCACAGAGTTATTTTTCCTATAAAATATCTAGGAAAGTAAAAATATCATGCTGCCTCGAAGACGCAAACCCATACCAAGAAATCGCGCTACAAGAAACCCAACCAACTGAATATTTCGCCACTTCAATTAAACTCTCGCTTTAATAAAACATCACAATTTTAATCCTACTCTTGCTGGACCCCAGCCTATATAGATAAGAAACATGACCAAAGCTTCAATCACGGTGCAAATCAAACAACGGAGCTTGTCTGCATCAAGTGCCAATTGCAACACAGAAAAATTCAGGTGCCACGGAAATTGATTGTATATATGCCACCGTCATTTCCAGCCACATGCCGCGTGGCCTCTGTTCCGCCacgtcatcggccgatccacccatATGCCatagactttttttttaattttaaaccTTTTAAAACTAAATGGAAATAAAACaagggagaagagagaagaagatgCGGTGGGAGAGGAAAGGTAGGATGCGGAATGGCCAGGGAAGGTGACGAGGTGCATTAATGAGCTGCGGCCCCCCACGTGACAGAGCTCGCTGATCGCCTGCTCGGTGCCTTGGTTTCAGCTGAAGGCACGGTCACCCAGTGCACGTGGCGCGACTGAACCCAGTCCACGTCTGCACTTTGGCCAGCATGGCAATTTGGTCAGGCTACATATAGGGAGTTGCGTTAAATCATTTGGCGTGACTACTTATAAATTTCCATTATAAATTTAGTTTGGAAggagttatttttaaaaatttagttttaaaagggttaaaataaaaaaattatatgtcATATCTCCCTTCTCCCTTCGGCTAGATATTTAAACAATTATTATAACTGAACCAGTACGTTATCCTCGccaagacgccgccgccgtccgggaCCTGCAGCCAGAGCCAGAGAAGCCATGGCGCAGCGCCCGGACGCCGAGGCGCCCCTGCTCGGCAagcccggcgccgcctccccaccgtcgccgccggcgaagcgaACCAATAAGTACCCCTTCTTCTGCGCCGTGCTCGCCTCCATGACCTCCGTCCTCGCGGGCTACAGTACGCACACATTCATCGCCTAGCTAGATATACGCATTCTCTGCATATGTGTATGTTTGCATCTCCGTACCCCTGTCCTGAATTGCGCGCCACGCCATGGGCGGCAGACGTGGCGGTGATGAGCGGCGCGCAGATCTTCATGGCGGAGGACCTCGGCGTCACCGACGCGCAGGTCGAGGTGCTCTCGGGTGTCATCAACGTCTACTCGCTCGTCGGCGCGCTGCTGGCCGGGTGGACCTCcgaccgcctcggccgccgcctcaccaTCGTGCTCGCCAACGTCTTCTTCCTCGTCGGCCCGCTCGCCATGACGCTCGCCGGAGGGTACGCCGTCCTCATGGCGGGACgcttcgtcgccggcgtcggcgtcgggtACGCGTTCGTCATCGCGCCCGTCTACGCCGCCGAGATCGCGCCGGCGTCCTCCCgcggcctcctctcctcgctcCCCGAGGTAAGCTCTAAGCTGTGTGTTTGTGTTGCAGATAGTGTGAGTGATCTAATTTCTAAACAACACTAATTAGGACAAATTGTTTGTGCAATTAGGAGAAATAATTTGTTAATTTTGTGGTAAAAATGTTGCTTTCTTTGTTGGTTCTTGAAGATCTTTATCAACAGTGGAGTGATGCTCAGCTACGTCTCCAACTTGGTCTTGTCGGGGCTGCCCGTGCACCTGTCGTGGCGGTTGATGTTCGCGGCGGGGGTGGTGCCCACGGTGTtcctggccgccggcgtgctCACCATGCCGGAGTCGCCGCGGTGGCTCGCCATGAAGGGCCGGGTCGCCGAGGCCAAGGCCGTGCTCGACAAGACGTCGGACACGCCCGCCGAGGCCGAGCAGCGGCTGCTGGAGATCGAGGACGTCGtgaacggcggcggccggagcggtgagggcagcggtggcggcgcgtgGAAGGAGGTGGCGACGAAGGCCGGCGTCCGCCGCGTGCTGGCCATCGTGCTGACGCTGCAGTTCTTCCAGCAGTCGTCGGGCATCGACTCCGTGGTGCTGTACGGCCCGCGCGTCCTCGCCATGGCCGGGGTCACCTCCAACACcctgctcctgagcctgaacgtCCTCTTCGGCGTCGCCAAGGCCGGCTCCATCCTCATCGCCATGGCGCTCGCCGaccgcgtcggccgccgcccgctcctcctcgcaAGCACGGGCGGCATGACGGCGTCCCTGCTCGTCCTGGGCTCCCTGTTCGCGGCGTTCACCGGCGCCAAGGACGACGCCGCGGTGGCCGCGGTGAGCTTCGCGGCCGTGGTTGCGTTCGTCGTGTCCTTCTCCGTCGGGTTCGGGCCGCTCGCCTGGGTGTACAGCTCCGAGATCCTGCCGCTCCGGCTGCGCGGCCAGGGCGCCGGACTCGGCACCGCCATGAACCGGATCACGAGCGGCGTCGTCACCATGACCTTCATCTCGCTCTACCAGGCAATCACCATGGCCGGCGCGTTCTACCTctacgccgccatcgccgccgcctcgttcGTGTTCGTCTACGCGTGCCTGCCGGAGACCAGGGGACGGAGCCTCGAGGACATGGAGGAGCTCTTCCACACCAAGTGATTCGTACGTGTGATTAGTTTCGATTCAGTGGCAATGGCATTGATCTTTGTCGATCGTTGACACAAATGACACCTGCAAGTACAAATTACGACACTGTAAATTTGTATTCTTTGTTCGCAAGACTATACGAGAATAAAAGATTTTGCGCTTCATCATACTGTTCCGTTCATGGCTGAAATGTCGAATCTTCGGGGAACAGTGCTGCTGGAATTACATGTCATGCATATACAATATATAGTCAAAAAACAGTGAACAGTTCATATATACACTCATGTTGGATGGCGACAATAGAAAAGGAAATCACAATGTGTCTGCCTTgttctgccaaaaaaaaaaaatgatgtgcTGATCCTTAGCTTCTGAATTTCTGGCATTTTACGCTTTTTTGAAACGCTGAAATTCCGTGAAGTCCATAGTTCCATTTACACAGGAATATACCTTCTTTCCCGTCTTATAATGGTGTGTCTGAGATTTGTGCAATCTGGTAACGATGTACTACCTTTAGAATTTAGACTACCGTTAGTTCGTTACTCAATTATACTACTTAGGGACAGTTGGCCTGTTCGGCTGtacttataagccggttgaaaagttgaaacggctgatttgttgtgagagaaaaacactatttggtggctgataagctgaagcgaacatctTTAGTATCAGCATTCAGCGGTATCTTTAGACTATCGATGTTTATAAGATGATCACCGATTCTAAACTTGCCTTAAATGTCAAAATGGTTTTCTATAGTATCTGAAAATTTGAACAACCTTTTAATTACATTTCCTATTTTCCTTTTAGGGCCAAAATGAAATCCTCCGTATTACTGCAGGCCGTGATACTGCAGGACCAACTCCGTATTCACTGTTGGGCTTTTGGCTAACTGATTAATTTAATTGAATACCTCAAGGCAACTAGGCTTAGCCCACGTGCCATACCGGCCCGGCACGGCACAGCAGCACTTGTCCCTTCCGCCGATCGATCTTTTTTGCAGTGGGCCACGTCATACCATAGGATCGGCCCATCAATCCCATGGAAGAGCTAGCGAACAGCCCACGCATTCACACTTTTAAATATTATTGGATTGTGCCcctgcgttgctacgggcagcAATATATTTATATCATAATACATGGATCATCGAATAAAATAATAGTCATATGAAATTAATAAGTACGGACATTAAAAAGTATTCAATCCAAGAACATTTATTGAATTAAACAAAGCTACGCGCACACTACACAATGATGTACTCATATATCTCATATTAGAATATTATATGCACTGCAGTGAAGATTTATAAACAAAGCAGATTTATTACAAAATACATAGAGCATCAATAAAGTCAATAGTTGCGACATCCCTCTAAGTTTACGAACTTTGATGAATCTTCAAGCTCAACCCCAAAACATTAACATGGGTTACCAACTCGCCTCGATGAAGACGGATGAAGCTTCTAGTAATATGCATGGTGCTATTGCAGAACAAAATTGGAGGTTAGAACAAGCCAAAATGTCCCAGTATTGTTTAGCTTTTCCCTAAGAATATTTGAACTTGTTTCAACCTCGAACACTATTCATCCAATGCGGCTAATAATatgataaatattttttcttttgagaaaaCTCAAGAATATTTATCATCCGAAActtggaaaaggaaaaaaacctATAAACTGCGTGTGCAATCCAAAATAACATACGTTTTATTTCAGCATGATTTCGTGTTAGTTTTGGAAAGAATTCTGATATAGTTGAATCAGTTTGCAGCAAAAATCAAATtacaacacaaaataaaatgcaAAAGAAAATTGCAGCGCTGAGTCTTCCTCTCTCTCGTTGGCCTTTCTCCTCTGCTCTCCCTGTTTCTCCGGAAGCATCTCACACACACTCTCTCCATGCTCTCCCCCACAGCACCAAGGCCTTGTTTGAGAGggaagggctaaactttaaccatattatatcggatgttcggatgctaattagaaggaataaacatgagctaattacaaaattaatagcagaacccctaggctaaatcgcgagacgaatccattaagcctaattaatccatcattagcgaatggttactgtagcaccaattaagtctaattaatccatcatgtagcaccatattgtcaaatcatagactaattaggtttaatagattcgtctcgtgatttagcttaggggttgtacaattaattttgtaattagcctatatttaatactcctaattagtatcaaacatgaCAGCTAAAGTCTCCCAAACAGGCTCCACGCTCTC harbors:
- the LOC117847223 gene encoding polyol transporter 5 is translated as MAQRPDAEAPLLGKPGAASPPSPPAKRTNKYPFFCAVLASMTSVLAGYNVAVMSGAQIFMAEDLGVTDAQVEVLSGVINVYSLVGALLAGWTSDRLGRRLTIVLANVFFLVGPLAMTLAGGYAVLMAGRFVAGVGVGYAFVIAPVYAAEIAPASSRGLLSSLPEIFINSGVMLSYVSNLVLSGLPVHLSWRLMFAAGVVPTVFLAAGVLTMPESPRWLAMKGRVAEAKAVLDKTSDTPAEAEQRLLEIEDVVNGGGRSGEGSGGGAWKEVATKAGVRRVLAIVLTLQFFQQSSGIDSVVLYGPRVLAMAGVTSNTLLLSLNVLFGVAKAGSILIAMALADRVGRRPLLLASTGGMTASLLVLGSLFAAFTGAKDDAAVAAVSFAAVVAFVVSFSVGFGPLAWVYSSEILPLRLRGQGAGLGTAMNRITSGVVTMTFISLYQAITMAGAFYLYAAIAAASFVFVYACLPETRGRSLEDMEELFHTK